A region from the Malus domestica chromosome 07, GDT2T_hap1 genome encodes:
- the LOC103432868 gene encoding abscisic acid receptor PYL4: MSSPIQFQRPISPPNYHHPTNTIHHKQFQSQAVAAAVDLTRYHSHVMAPNQCCSAVVQSIEAPVQTVWSVVRRFDNPQAYKHFLKSCHVIDGNGDVGTVREVHVVSGLPAGSSTERLEILDDERHVISFSVVGGDHRLTNYRSVTTLHDSPNGVGTVVVESYVVDVPPGNTKEETCVFVDTIVRCNLQSLAQIAESMADKPNTKKPS, translated from the coding sequence ATGTCTTCACCAATCCAGTTTCAAAGACCAATCAGCCCTCCTAATTATCACCACCCTACAAACACAATCCACCACAAACAATTCCAATCCCAGGCAGTCGCAGCCGCAGTCGACCTCACGCGCTACCACTCCCACGTGATGGCTCCCAACCAGTGCTGCTCTGCCGTCGTGCAATCCATCGAGGCACCTGTCCAGACCGTCTGGTCCGTCGTGCGGCGCTTCGACAACCCACAGGCCTACAAGCACTTCCTCAAGAGCTGCCACGTCATAGACGGAAACGGTGACGTAGGCACGGTCCGGGAGGTTCACGTGGTGTCGGGGCTTCCCGCGGGGTCCAGCACGGAGCGCCTGGAGATTCTGGACGACGAGCGGCACGTCATCAGCTTCAGCGTGGTGGGCGGGGACCATCGGCTGACGAACTACCGGTCGGTCACCACACTGCACGACTCACCGAACGGAGTGGGGACCGTCGTCGTCGAGTCGTACGTGGTTGACGTGCCGCCCGGGAACACGAAGGAGGAGACGTGCGTGTTTGTGGACACGATCGTGCGTTGCAACTTGCAGTCGTTGGCTCAGATCGCTGAGAGTATGGCCGATAAGCCAAACACCAAGAAACCCTCATGA
- the LOC139197593 gene encoding SNF2 domain-containing protein CLASSY 1-like isoform X1: MRMKRKRHLYRAKHPFDANPFEALCCGSWQPVEVLSIRRGKMTMSFGNNHPCIIRDKGPFANLRVRSRHANMYDCTCFLRPGVDICVLSTPEHTDDSEEGSRDPVMVDARISSIERVPHESDRCSCQFYVNFYVNQGPLGTERATLNKEAKLVGIDEIFVFQMIDRDAYENQPYRWECSADCPTLPRTKLLLGTFLSDVSWLLVASVMKRVIFDIRSVKNKIVYQILEGDNDRTLLNSDNYLHAVNFKVDNGLLVPMVVEFVPDDATEADPTPEMDESVPSPSTELVGLRRSKRRIIQPERFLACDAPSEIEIGYVRSRPYKVDYSSEDDELYIPLSQLFAKHASHSEENTEAEQKFRPKKLKSSKDDNYWKTEEELACKSDDDDDVEYKIKTKSKKVKSGVGKLKRHRDELALVEYRRDPLTLGHGHRNVNTTPEKGANESDEFPAKYYYHHNRKTKRKNNSDLDDMDFQMKWDGKVSTSRASRVLYRRHHSIRSKRDPNGRTYPRRSLNTGAYKELINSFLKDMDCTNKPDANIMDQWNEFKAAKNSDQRKETEMPENDDEEEEMSETEMLWKEMELALASAYLQDNEGSNAAAANASPPKSDSACRHEFKLNEEIGIICSICGFVSTEIRDVSPPFVQNASVDTYDRKSNVEEPDNKRAEYEEFNFFHTRTTPDDPETLSEENDNVWALIPELRKKLLFHQKKAFEFLWKNVAGSLEPSLMERKAKKTGGCVISHTPGAGKTFLIIAFLTSYLKLFPGKRPLVLAPKTTLYTWYKEFIKWQIPIPVYLIHGRRTYRVFKKKTVNFTGGPKPTDDVMHVLDCLEKIQKWHAQPSVLVMGYTSFLTLMREDSKFVHRKFMAQVLRESPGLVVLDEGHNPRSTKSRLRKGLMKVETDLRILLSGTLFQNNFCEYFNTLCLARPKFVNEVLRALDPKYRRIKKGKEKARHLMEARARKLFLDKIAKKIDSNEEEDQRIQGLNQLRHITNGFIDVYEGGNSDTLPGLQIYTLLMNTTDIQRDMLDRLQNIMANYKGYPLELELLITLGSIHPWLITTACCAGKFFRPEELMELEQYKYDLHKGSKVKFVLNLVYQVVRNEKVLIFCHNIAPVRLFLELFERVFGWQRGREVLVLTGDLELFDRGKVMDKFEEPGGASRVLLASITACAEGISLTAASRVILLDSEWNPSKTKQAIARAFRPGQQKVVYVYQLLATGTLEEDKYGRTTWKEWVSSMIFSEAFVEDPSRWQAEKIEDDVLREMVAEDKSKSFHMIMKNEKASTVVRGKD; the protein is encoded by the exons ATGAGGATGAAGAGGAAAAGACATCTGTATCGGGCTAAGCATCCGTTCGATGCTAATC CTTTTGAGGCTCTTTGCTGTGGTTCGTGGCAACCTGTGGAAGTTCTGAGCATCAGGCGTGGTAAGATGACCATGAGTTTTGGAAACAATCATCCCTGTATAATCAGGGACAAAGGTCCATTCGCGAACCTTCGAGTCAGGTCCAGACATGCAAATATGTATGATTGCACCTGCTTTCTGAGGCCGGGTGTTGATATTTGTGTGCTGTCAACCCCTGAACATACAGATGATTCAGAGGAAGGCAGTCGAGATCCA GTGATGGTTGATGCTCGAATAAGCTCGATCGAAAGGGTGCCGCATGAGTCTGATCGGTGCTCATGCCAATTCTATGTGAACTTTTATGTGAACCAAGGACCTCTTGGTACCGAGAGAGCAACACTGAACAAGGAAGCCAAACTGGTTGGAATTGATGAAATTTTCGTCTTCCAAATGATTGACCGGGATGCTTATGAGAATCAACCCTACCGTTGGGAGTGCTCTGCAGACTGCCCAACACTACCAAGAACGAAATTGCTGTTGGGGACGTTCTTATCCGATGTTTCATGGTTACTTGTGGCGTCCGTGATGAAGCGGGTTATATTTGATATCAGATCAGTGAAGAACAAAATCGTGTACCAGATTTTGGAAGGCGACAATGACCGAACTCTGTTGAATTCTGACAACTACTTGCATGCCGTAAATTTCAAAGTAGACAATGGGCTCCTCGTACCTATGGTAGTCGAATTTGTTCCAGATGATGCTACCGAGGCTGATCCTACTCCTGAAATGGATGAAAGCGTACCCTCACCATCTACTGAGCTTGTCGGCCTGCGTCGTTCCAAGCGTCGAATTATACAACCTGAGCGTTTCCTTGCCTGTGATGCTCCATCAGAGATAGAGATTGGCTATGTTCGAAGCAGGCCATATAAGGTAGATTACAGCTCAGAAGATGATGAATTGTATATACCGCTATCACAGCTGTTTGCCAAACATGCAAGTCATTCAGAAGAGAACACCGAGGCAGAACAAAAGTTTCGTCCTAAGAAGTTGAAGTCCAGTAAGGATGACAATTATTGGAAAACTGAGGAAGAACTTGCATGCAAAAGCGATGATGATGACGACGTTGAATACAAAATCAAGACCAAGTCGAAGAAGGTGAAATCAGGTGTGGGTAAGCTGAAGAGACATCGAGATGAACTTGCCCTTGTTGAATACAGAAGAGACCCTTTAACCCTTGGACATGGTCATCGGAATGTCAACACTACTCCTGAAAAGGGTGCAAACGAGAGCGATGAGTTTCCTGCCAAGTACTATTACCATCACAATCGtaaaacaaagagaaagaatAATTCTGACTTGGATGATATGGACTTCCAAATGAAATGGGATGGAAAAGTATCGACTAGCAGAGCTAGCAGAGTTTTATACAGAAGGCATCACTCTATTCGTTCGAAAAGGGACCCTAATGGAAGAACTTACCCAAGGAGGAGCTTAAATACTGGTGCATACAAGGAACTGATAAATTCATTCTTGAAAGACATGGACTGCACAAATAAGCCAGATGCAAATATTATGGACCAGTGGAACGAATTCAAGGCCGCAAAGAACTCTGACCAACGGAAGGAAACTGAAATGCCAGAAAATGACGATGAAGAGGAGGAAATGTCCGAGACTGAGATGCTGTGGAAAGAAATGGAATTGGCATTGGCATCAGCTTACCTTCAAGATAATGAG GGATCAAATGCTGCTGCGGCAAATGCAAGTCCACCAAAGTCAGACTCAGCTTGCCGAcatgaatttaaattaaacgaaGAAATTGGGATTATCTGCAGCATATGTGGTTTTGTCAGCACTGAAATAAGAGATGTTTCTCCCCCCTTT GTGCAAAATGCCAGTGTGGACACATATGATAGAAAGAGTAATGTAGAAGAACCCGACAATAAGCGAGCTGAGTATGAAGAATTCAATTTCTTCCACACTCGCACTACTCCGGATGATCCTGAGACTTTGTCGGAAGAAAATGACAATGTTTGGGCCCTAATTCCTGAACTCAGAAAGAAATTATTATTCCACCAGAAAAAGGCCTTTGAGTTTCTGTGGAAAAATGTTGCAGGATCTTTGGAACCATCACTCATGGAACGAAAAGCCAAGAAAACCGGTGGTTGCGTTATATCTCATACCCCTGGAGCCGGGAAAACGTTTCTAATCATTGCATTTCTTACTAGCTACCTTAAGTTATTCCCGGGGAAACGACCTCTCGTCCTTGCTCCCAAGACAACACTCTATACCTGGTACAAAGAATTTATCAAATGGCAGATTCCTATACCTGTGTATCTGATTCACGGTCGAAGAACCTACAGAGTGTTCAAGAAGAAGACCGTGAACTTTACAGGAGGCCCGAAGCCAACGGATGATGTCATGCATGTGTTGGATTGCCTGGAAAAAATACAGAAGTGGCATGCACAGCCTAGTGTTCTTGTCATGGGTTATACCTCATTCCTGACGCTGATGCGCGAAGACTCGAAGTTTGTGCACAGAAAATTTATGGCGCAAGTGCTGCGTGAGAGTCCAGGTCTTGTAGTTCTAGATGAAGGGCACAATCCGAGAAGTACTAAATCCAGGCTGAGGAAGGGACTGATGAAAGTTGAAACGGACTTGAGAATATTGCTTTCGGGAACTCTGTTCCAGAACAACTTCTGCGAATACTTCAACACGCTCTGCTTGGCAAGACCGAAGTTTGTGAACGAAGTTTtaagggcgttggacccaaaatacagaaggataaagaaagggaaggaaaaagCGCGCCATTTGATGGAAGCCCGAGCGCGAAAGTTGTTCTTGGATAAGATTGCCAAGAAGATTGATtccaatgaagaagaagatcagAGGATCCAAGGTCTAAATCAATTGAGGCATATAACAAATGGGTTCATCGATGTGTATGAAGGTGGAAATTCAGACACCCTTCCTGGTCTACAGATTTACACCTTGTTGATGAACACTACCGACATACAACGAGATATGTTGGACAGGCTGCAAAACATAATGGCTAACTACAAGGGGTATCCTCTGGAACTTGAACTTCTGATAACCCTCGGATCGATACATCCATGGTTAATCACGACTGCTTGCTGCGCCGGGAAGTTTTTTCGTCCTGAGGAACTGATGGAGCTTGAACAGTACAAGTATGATCTGCACAAAGGGTCAAAAGTCAAGTTTGTTTTGAACCTTGTTTACCAAGTTGTCAGGAATGAGAAGGTTTTGATTTTCTGTCACAACATTGCACCGGTGAGGCTATTTCTTGAACTATTTGAAAGGGTGTTCGGGTGGCAGAGAGGCAGAGAAGTTTTGGTTCTCACAGGGGATTTGGAGCTTTTCGACCGAGGAAAGGTGATGGACAAATTTGAAGAGCCCGGCGGAGCCTCAAGGGTCCTGCTTGCATCGATCACAGCTTGTGCCGAGGGAATCAGCTTGACAGCAGCTTCTCGGGTCATCTTGTTGGACTCCGAATGGAACCCTTCTAAGACAAAGCAGGCAATTGCGCGCGCATTTCGGCCTGGACAGCAGAAGGTGGTGTATGTGTATCAGCTCTTGGCAACCGGaactcttgaagaagacaaGTATGGCAGGACAACTTGGAAGGAGTGGGTGTCAAGCATGATTTTCAGCGAGGCGTTCGTGGAGGACCCGTCACGCTGGCAGGCAGAGAAGATCGAAGACGATGTGTTGAGAGAGATGGTGGCAGAGGACAAGAGCAAATCGTTCCATATGATCATGAAAAATGAAAAGGCTTCAACTGTGGTGAGAGGTAAGGACTaa
- the LOC139197593 gene encoding SNF2 domain-containing protein CLASSY 1-like isoform X2: MVDARISSIERVPHESDRCSCQFYVNFYVNQGPLGTERATLNKEAKLVGIDEIFVFQMIDRDAYENQPYRWECSADCPTLPRTKLLLGTFLSDVSWLLVASVMKRVIFDIRSVKNKIVYQILEGDNDRTLLNSDNYLHAVNFKVDNGLLVPMVVEFVPDDATEADPTPEMDESVPSPSTELVGLRRSKRRIIQPERFLACDAPSEIEIGYVRSRPYKVDYSSEDDELYIPLSQLFAKHASHSEENTEAEQKFRPKKLKSSKDDNYWKTEEELACKSDDDDDVEYKIKTKSKKVKSGVGKLKRHRDELALVEYRRDPLTLGHGHRNVNTTPEKGANESDEFPAKYYYHHNRKTKRKNNSDLDDMDFQMKWDGKVSTSRASRVLYRRHHSIRSKRDPNGRTYPRRSLNTGAYKELINSFLKDMDCTNKPDANIMDQWNEFKAAKNSDQRKETEMPENDDEEEEMSETEMLWKEMELALASAYLQDNEGSNAAAANASPPKSDSACRHEFKLNEEIGIICSICGFVSTEIRDVSPPFVQNASVDTYDRKSNVEEPDNKRAEYEEFNFFHTRTTPDDPETLSEENDNVWALIPELRKKLLFHQKKAFEFLWKNVAGSLEPSLMERKAKKTGGCVISHTPGAGKTFLIIAFLTSYLKLFPGKRPLVLAPKTTLYTWYKEFIKWQIPIPVYLIHGRRTYRVFKKKTVNFTGGPKPTDDVMHVLDCLEKIQKWHAQPSVLVMGYTSFLTLMREDSKFVHRKFMAQVLRESPGLVVLDEGHNPRSTKSRLRKGLMKVETDLRILLSGTLFQNNFCEYFNTLCLARPKFVNEVLRALDPKYRRIKKGKEKARHLMEARARKLFLDKIAKKIDSNEEEDQRIQGLNQLRHITNGFIDVYEGGNSDTLPGLQIYTLLMNTTDIQRDMLDRLQNIMANYKGYPLELELLITLGSIHPWLITTACCAGKFFRPEELMELEQYKYDLHKGSKVKFVLNLVYQVVRNEKVLIFCHNIAPVRLFLELFERVFGWQRGREVLVLTGDLELFDRGKVMDKFEEPGGASRVLLASITACAEGISLTAASRVILLDSEWNPSKTKQAIARAFRPGQQKVVYVYQLLATGTLEEDKYGRTTWKEWVSSMIFSEAFVEDPSRWQAEKIEDDVLREMVAEDKSKSFHMIMKNEKASTVVRGKD; the protein is encoded by the exons ATGGTTGATGCTCGAATAAGCTCGATCGAAAGGGTGCCGCATGAGTCTGATCGGTGCTCATGCCAATTCTATGTGAACTTTTATGTGAACCAAGGACCTCTTGGTACCGAGAGAGCAACACTGAACAAGGAAGCCAAACTGGTTGGAATTGATGAAATTTTCGTCTTCCAAATGATTGACCGGGATGCTTATGAGAATCAACCCTACCGTTGGGAGTGCTCTGCAGACTGCCCAACACTACCAAGAACGAAATTGCTGTTGGGGACGTTCTTATCCGATGTTTCATGGTTACTTGTGGCGTCCGTGATGAAGCGGGTTATATTTGATATCAGATCAGTGAAGAACAAAATCGTGTACCAGATTTTGGAAGGCGACAATGACCGAACTCTGTTGAATTCTGACAACTACTTGCATGCCGTAAATTTCAAAGTAGACAATGGGCTCCTCGTACCTATGGTAGTCGAATTTGTTCCAGATGATGCTACCGAGGCTGATCCTACTCCTGAAATGGATGAAAGCGTACCCTCACCATCTACTGAGCTTGTCGGCCTGCGTCGTTCCAAGCGTCGAATTATACAACCTGAGCGTTTCCTTGCCTGTGATGCTCCATCAGAGATAGAGATTGGCTATGTTCGAAGCAGGCCATATAAGGTAGATTACAGCTCAGAAGATGATGAATTGTATATACCGCTATCACAGCTGTTTGCCAAACATGCAAGTCATTCAGAAGAGAACACCGAGGCAGAACAAAAGTTTCGTCCTAAGAAGTTGAAGTCCAGTAAGGATGACAATTATTGGAAAACTGAGGAAGAACTTGCATGCAAAAGCGATGATGATGACGACGTTGAATACAAAATCAAGACCAAGTCGAAGAAGGTGAAATCAGGTGTGGGTAAGCTGAAGAGACATCGAGATGAACTTGCCCTTGTTGAATACAGAAGAGACCCTTTAACCCTTGGACATGGTCATCGGAATGTCAACACTACTCCTGAAAAGGGTGCAAACGAGAGCGATGAGTTTCCTGCCAAGTACTATTACCATCACAATCGtaaaacaaagagaaagaatAATTCTGACTTGGATGATATGGACTTCCAAATGAAATGGGATGGAAAAGTATCGACTAGCAGAGCTAGCAGAGTTTTATACAGAAGGCATCACTCTATTCGTTCGAAAAGGGACCCTAATGGAAGAACTTACCCAAGGAGGAGCTTAAATACTGGTGCATACAAGGAACTGATAAATTCATTCTTGAAAGACATGGACTGCACAAATAAGCCAGATGCAAATATTATGGACCAGTGGAACGAATTCAAGGCCGCAAAGAACTCTGACCAACGGAAGGAAACTGAAATGCCAGAAAATGACGATGAAGAGGAGGAAATGTCCGAGACTGAGATGCTGTGGAAAGAAATGGAATTGGCATTGGCATCAGCTTACCTTCAAGATAATGAG GGATCAAATGCTGCTGCGGCAAATGCAAGTCCACCAAAGTCAGACTCAGCTTGCCGAcatgaatttaaattaaacgaaGAAATTGGGATTATCTGCAGCATATGTGGTTTTGTCAGCACTGAAATAAGAGATGTTTCTCCCCCCTTT GTGCAAAATGCCAGTGTGGACACATATGATAGAAAGAGTAATGTAGAAGAACCCGACAATAAGCGAGCTGAGTATGAAGAATTCAATTTCTTCCACACTCGCACTACTCCGGATGATCCTGAGACTTTGTCGGAAGAAAATGACAATGTTTGGGCCCTAATTCCTGAACTCAGAAAGAAATTATTATTCCACCAGAAAAAGGCCTTTGAGTTTCTGTGGAAAAATGTTGCAGGATCTTTGGAACCATCACTCATGGAACGAAAAGCCAAGAAAACCGGTGGTTGCGTTATATCTCATACCCCTGGAGCCGGGAAAACGTTTCTAATCATTGCATTTCTTACTAGCTACCTTAAGTTATTCCCGGGGAAACGACCTCTCGTCCTTGCTCCCAAGACAACACTCTATACCTGGTACAAAGAATTTATCAAATGGCAGATTCCTATACCTGTGTATCTGATTCACGGTCGAAGAACCTACAGAGTGTTCAAGAAGAAGACCGTGAACTTTACAGGAGGCCCGAAGCCAACGGATGATGTCATGCATGTGTTGGATTGCCTGGAAAAAATACAGAAGTGGCATGCACAGCCTAGTGTTCTTGTCATGGGTTATACCTCATTCCTGACGCTGATGCGCGAAGACTCGAAGTTTGTGCACAGAAAATTTATGGCGCAAGTGCTGCGTGAGAGTCCAGGTCTTGTAGTTCTAGATGAAGGGCACAATCCGAGAAGTACTAAATCCAGGCTGAGGAAGGGACTGATGAAAGTTGAAACGGACTTGAGAATATTGCTTTCGGGAACTCTGTTCCAGAACAACTTCTGCGAATACTTCAACACGCTCTGCTTGGCAAGACCGAAGTTTGTGAACGAAGTTTtaagggcgttggacccaaaatacagaaggataaagaaagggaaggaaaaagCGCGCCATTTGATGGAAGCCCGAGCGCGAAAGTTGTTCTTGGATAAGATTGCCAAGAAGATTGATtccaatgaagaagaagatcagAGGATCCAAGGTCTAAATCAATTGAGGCATATAACAAATGGGTTCATCGATGTGTATGAAGGTGGAAATTCAGACACCCTTCCTGGTCTACAGATTTACACCTTGTTGATGAACACTACCGACATACAACGAGATATGTTGGACAGGCTGCAAAACATAATGGCTAACTACAAGGGGTATCCTCTGGAACTTGAACTTCTGATAACCCTCGGATCGATACATCCATGGTTAATCACGACTGCTTGCTGCGCCGGGAAGTTTTTTCGTCCTGAGGAACTGATGGAGCTTGAACAGTACAAGTATGATCTGCACAAAGGGTCAAAAGTCAAGTTTGTTTTGAACCTTGTTTACCAAGTTGTCAGGAATGAGAAGGTTTTGATTTTCTGTCACAACATTGCACCGGTGAGGCTATTTCTTGAACTATTTGAAAGGGTGTTCGGGTGGCAGAGAGGCAGAGAAGTTTTGGTTCTCACAGGGGATTTGGAGCTTTTCGACCGAGGAAAGGTGATGGACAAATTTGAAGAGCCCGGCGGAGCCTCAAGGGTCCTGCTTGCATCGATCACAGCTTGTGCCGAGGGAATCAGCTTGACAGCAGCTTCTCGGGTCATCTTGTTGGACTCCGAATGGAACCCTTCTAAGACAAAGCAGGCAATTGCGCGCGCATTTCGGCCTGGACAGCAGAAGGTGGTGTATGTGTATCAGCTCTTGGCAACCGGaactcttgaagaagacaaGTATGGCAGGACAACTTGGAAGGAGTGGGTGTCAAGCATGATTTTCAGCGAGGCGTTCGTGGAGGACCCGTCACGCTGGCAGGCAGAGAAGATCGAAGACGATGTGTTGAGAGAGATGGTGGCAGAGGACAAGAGCAAATCGTTCCATATGATCATGAAAAATGAAAAGGCTTCAACTGTGGTGAGAGGTAAGGACTaa